The following nucleotide sequence is from Trifolium pratense cultivar HEN17-A07 linkage group LG2, ARS_RC_1.1, whole genome shotgun sequence.
TTTGAAGATGATCAATGTTACACATAATAACTTCAAGATGTTGAACTTCCAAATGATGTAAAACAAGATTAGAGTGTGTTGACACCAAATACAATCGTTATAGGCcgatttacaattttttttttaaatttaaagagtcaatttgtaatatttaaaataattaggaaccaatttaaaaattttgaaaaaaatgtgaccGGCttgcaaaatttgaaataaaaaaaaagacaaaatttacatgcatttccatacatacatttcttacttttctacttacaaagaggtggttatttgtgttttttcattttgaaaaaataaaagaaaattattttttaataaaaaaaaactacctctttgtgagaggaaaagtaagaaatgcatgtatgaaaatgcacgtaagttttgtccataaaaaaatcatgataaTCAATTTCACATTCACATTGTATGAAAAGATTTCAAATTCATATTGCTGAGATTatgaaatcaaatttttatcacCGACATTGAGTTAACATATcttaaacactttttttttaagtaaaaaacatATAGACATTATTGTCAATATCAAATCAGATTTCATCCTCAATTTGTAACTTTTTAGTCATAGAATTCTTTACTTCTAAGGTAAAAAATTCATACTAATACATgaattgttttaagtttttttaggtaaatgttctaagtcctttatcttttaacaAAGAACTAAATAAATGCATGAactgttttcttttttgacaaaaaatgcaTGAATCAGttattttatccaaaaaaaagttcagataataattcattttaattcTTTGATTGTAAGGTACAAATACAATGCATGAgcttttaaataattaataatgttttagtcaaaaaaaataaagtaaataattaATGCTGCctcaaaattttttattaattaatgcaTTCAAAATTCTTCACTTATAGACAGTCAAAAGTTCATTCTATTATATTTTGGATTTAAGtataaacaaaagtcaaaaGTATTCGACTTAAATTTAGACCAGATTCATGTTgacttttattttacatttactAAATGAGTATAATATTCCAAATTTGAGTGTTTCACACACACAGAGACATATATAAATTGCACGAGGTGTTGTGAACAATATTTGCATGCTTAATTAAAATGGCTTCCTCAACAGGCACCAATGGAGACAAGGTAATAGTCCACAACCTGCTCCCCCACATAGCTGTCTATAGTGACGGTACCATAGATCGTCCACGCAACCTTCCGATTGTTCCACCACAAGAAGAGGACCCTGTAACCGGTGTCTCATCCAAAGACATTGTCTTTTCGAATGATCCTTACCTCACTGCTAGACTTTTCCTTCCAAAACTAACACAAACCAATGATCAGAACCAAAAACTCACCATCTTGGTTTATTTTCATGGTGGTGGATTCACCTTTGAATCAGCCTATGCAATACACCACCACGCATATTGCAATCTCTTAGCTTCTCAAGCAAATGCTGTGGTTGCTACCATAGAACATAGAAAGGCTCCAGAGTATTATCTTCCTACAGCTTATAATGATTGTTGGGCTGGTCTCTGTTGGGTTGCTTCTCATGCAACTCAAAATCCCATAAACAGTGACCCTTGGATCACCAATCATGGTGATTTTAACAGAATTTTCATTGGTGGTGATAGTAGTGGTGGCAACATTTCTCTCAATGTTGCTATGCGTGCTGGTGTTGAAGCTTTACCTGGTGGTGTTAAACTACTTGGTACTTATGCTAACCACCCTTACATTTGGGGTGCAAAACCAATGGGGAAGGAACCTGTTATAGGATTTGAGGAGACTCTTCAATCTAGGATTTGGAAGTTTGCTTACCCTTCTGCTCCTGGTGGGTTAGATAACCCTATGCTCAATCCAATGGCTTCTGGGGCACCTAGTTTGGCTACACTTGGTGGCTCTAGGCTGCTTATTACTGCTGCTGGCAAGGATCACCTGTTATTTAGGGACAGAACCGAAAGATATTATGAGGCTTTGAAGGAGAGTGGGTGGAAAGGGGAAGTCGAATTCTTTGAAGAGAAAGATGAGGATCATGTATATTACATGTTTGATCCTAATACAGAGAACGCTAAAAGATTGTATAAAGTTGTGGTCGACTTTCTTCGCCGCTAAAAAGGGCTACTGCATATctcaataataaattttggttttgctatttttataattaatagaTGTTGTTTTTACAAGTTTCTCAGCTGAGATTATGCATCTCCCTGTTAGCATCTctcaataataaatttttggttttgttatCTTCATAATTAATATTTAGATGCTTTTGTCCAGCAATTTTGTATTGGTTTCATTAGGATATATAGGATAAGAAGCTCTCATTCTATATAGTATTATTGCACGACACCATAtataaagaagataaaaaaattataagctctCATGCATACATAAATGATGTATTTGTAACATTAGTTTACAAACACATTTTTGTgataaaacaaaactaaaagaCAATCCATTAACACAACTTTCTTGCAAAGGACTATCTAGAAGTCATCTATACATGAAACGCTTGGGTAACCTATAACATAACCATGAACTCAACAATTGTACTGCAAAATCGATTGAGATAGAGAACTATCAATTCATAACCATCACAATATTGCACTAGGAAAAAAAACTGTTCGTGAAGGTCGTGTATGCTACATCTATGACAACGACGTTACAACTAGACGGGAGCGATACAGCACCAGAAAACACCACTTTGATGTCAGACATTTCTTCAAAACCATGCTGTTCTGAATCCAGGAGACCTCCGCCACACATTCAATAAAAGAAATAGCATCTACCATATTATGTACATTGCAATCTGTTAGATGTCAATAATAGAATGGCACATACTACGCCTGGATGTTGGAATTCCCCTTTGTAAGAGTTTTAACAAAGTAATTGCGGATCTCAGGTATTGTACTCTGAATCAAATGAGAGTGTCTGCAAACAGTTGGCACAaacaaaatttagaaatttaagaAGCTAACAAATCAAAAGAAATTTAAGAACCACTGCAATATTAAATGTGAATTTCAATCATCATATTCACAATTTAAGTATAAGGAAGCAACCGTACCCAAAACAACTGCTTTAACCAACCAACtaaaactcttaaaaaaaaaaaaaaaaaaaaactgaccaACTAAATCATCCAGCTTATTTCAAAGCGAAGGTCAGTGTGTGTCTACTGTGAATCAACTATACAATGACGTATAAACCGCAGTTATATCATATTTGTCAAGATAAAAGCAAGCAAGATGAATAATAAGAACCACGTTTACTACTTTCTTCAAACGTTGAGAAAACCATCCGTGTCTCCCCATTCCATATATCACTGAGAAACCTTTACTCAAAGGTGAAATAGTGTGATTGTGAAGACATTCCTTGTTAATTATTGGGTATATTAGGATGTAAAATTTTATTCTAGACCTGTAAAAGAATATCGCTGTTTAAGATGTGCCAGAGACTTCCAACATATGGATTCATTTTAGGTCAACATGTTTTGCCAAAACTACATGGAACATACAAAAGACTAAAGCCTATAGCTTATTCGAGATtcttagatttatttttttgaaagggAGGAGATTCTTAGACATATAGTCTGTTAAGATTGCatatttataagtttataaaaaatatctgCTGTTGGACATTACAACAGAAAAGAAGTATCCACAAAAAGCAAGAAGCAAACATGTGATTGAGGGAATCAAATATATACCCTGGCATTGCACTTAATTTATCGAAGTGCTCCAAGATAAAAAGTATGCATGTGTGTCTCAATGATATAGCAT
It contains:
- the LOC123910030 gene encoding 2-hydroxyisoflavanone dehydratase-like, with protein sequence MASSTGTNGDKVIVHNLLPHIAVYSDGTIDRPRNLPIVPPQEEDPVTGVSSKDIVFSNDPYLTARLFLPKLTQTNDQNQKLTILVYFHGGGFTFESAYAIHHHAYCNLLASQANAVVATIEHRKAPEYYLPTAYNDCWAGLCWVASHATQNPINSDPWITNHGDFNRIFIGGDSSGGNISLNVAMRAGVEALPGGVKLLGTYANHPYIWGAKPMGKEPVIGFEETLQSRIWKFAYPSAPGGLDNPMLNPMASGAPSLATLGGSRLLITAAGKDHLLFRDRTERYYEALKESGWKGEVEFFEEKDEDHVYYMFDPNTENAKRLYKVVVDFLRR